CTAGTGTCAAATCTGTTCTTCCAGAGTTCATATCTCAAGGGTTAGCTAATGCGTATGGTATCAACGTGATGAATAATGATCAAGCTCTTGAGCTTTTCAGAAAGCATGCACTGCGGAAAAATCTTCCAATTCcagattttgatgaaattgcaaTAGGTATAATCAACTCTGTGAATGGGATCCCATTACTTGTTGAAGTAATTGGTTCACTCTTGTCCAGAAAAGTAGTAGAAGAATGGACTGCACTTAAGGAGCTAATTTTGCAATCTGGCCCGCATattgaaatgattttgatgGCTAGTTATAAAGAATTGACCAAAGAGCAAGGAGAGATACTTCTTGATATTGCATGCCTCCCTGCCGATGTGGATTGTCAAATTGCTTCATTTATGTGGCATGATCTCAATATCGCCCCCTCAGATGGAGTTGATGCGCTCCATGCCATGTCTCTGgtaaaaattggaaatgataATGAATTAGTGATGCACAGGCTGTTAAGGGAGTTTGGCCAACAAATCATACGAAAAGAGGAAGGTCTATATCCAGGAACGCGAGGCAGGTTATGCAATTTGGATTTGGCCTGGAGAACAAAGAAGATGGAGGTAGTGTCTTGTGTAATTCTATGGTGGAATGCGTGCCTTACCCTGTTCTCGAGCCTTGGAGTGTTGAGAAATTGTTCTTTCTCTTTAATGTTGACTTATTTAGctctctcatttttctccaCTTAATACTTTTTCCATTATAGGGGACAGACCACCTCAACTTTGATGCAAGAGATTTTAAGAGCATGCCAAACATAAGGTTTCTTATCTTGGATTGTGCAAAAGTAGTTGGTGATTTTGCTGatgtttttccaaatttaaagTGGCTCCAATGGCGAGGATGCACTAGAGATTTTGCAGCTACTAATTTTCATGTGGAGAAATTAGTCATTCTTGATCTTTCATGGAGCAAAGTCACTGAAGACTGGGGAGGTTGGAGAAAATCAAGGTAGATTAAGCTTGTTTATTTCATTAAACTGTTCCCTGATGAATAAGTTTTCACCAGTCATGAAGGCTGATTTAAGACATGACATTTTTTGGCATATGGCATGTACAGAACTGAATGTTACCCTTGAAATACTTAAAGAAATAATCAGTTGCCTGCCAACAACAATAAGAGGGTGTGtggatgatggtggtggtggaatCTTAGATTGAGTGAATTAAGGGGAATGATTTTCTGGTTGTCAAGATGGTAAGTCATTCTTCAGAATCTAAATAAGCATCTTCTTTGactatgaaaacattttccatcagaAATCTTTCTAAATTATGCTAGGATTATAAGATTGAAAACatattttcagaatttgttttttttttttcaaaacaaacagAACCTTGACTTTATTTCCTTCTAAAGATTTGTTCAGTGTAAGAATTAATGTTTCTGTGCTATTTTTGCAGATGCCACAGTTGAAAGTCTTGAATTTTACTGGTTGTGCTGACCTATTGATAAGCCCTGACCTGTCCTCTTTCCCAGACTTAGAGATATTGATTTTCGAACGATGTTCTCGACTAATGAAGTTAGATCCTTCCATCCGTCATTTAAAACGCTTGACTACCTTAAATTTGAGGTTCTGTGATGAACTCAATATGTTGCCAATTGAACTGGGTCACATGGAAGCTCTTAAGGAGCTCCTTATTGACGGACTTCCATACAAGAAATTCCTGTCTCAATGGGTTACTTGGAGaaacttgagatttttagtgCCTCCAAATGTCTCCAATTAAGTCACCTGCCTGATTCAGTCTGTGGCTTGACATCTCTTTTAGTTCTCTCactggaaaatgcaaaaattactcAAATTTCCGCCTCATTCGAAAAGCTGGTGAAACTTCGGATCCTGTCTCTAAAGGGTTGTCGTTGGGTAGGGAGACTTCCAGATTCAATTTGCAATTTGGGAAACTCATTAGAGGAGTTGGATATAACAGGGACAGGCATATCTGAATTGCCCAATTCAATTACTTGCTTGGGGCATTTAAAAGTGTTAAAAATGGATTCTTGTTTCATTAGAGAATTGCCTAGAGAAATTGGAAATTTGGTCAACCTTGAAGAGTTACATGCTTCTCATTGTAGGAGTTTGAAGGGAGCCATTCCAACTGCTATTAAGAGTCTAGATCGTCTGAGGATACTGAGATTGGGACATTCCAGTATTTCTGCCATTCCTTTGGAAATTGGAAGTCTTTCTTGTCTTCAGACTCTTGATTTACTTCGGTGCAACGAGATTCAAGTGCTGCCAGAGCTTCCTCCAGATTAACTTGTCTACATGTGAGTTCTAAAAGGATGGAGGCCTTGCCAGATCTTAAGGATTTAGTGAAGTTGGAGAAGATACGTCTGGGTGATAAAGATCCTAAGGAGCTCATATGTCCCTCAACACGGATGGAGCCAAAATCCAGATCAAGTGATCTCTTAGTTGCGCACATAGTACTTCCGAAACTGAAGATGTTAGAGTTGTCTCATTCTCGAGTCAGTGAACTGCAACTTGGGCATGGTTCACTCTCATGTTCACATCTTAAGAAGCTAGTTCTATCTGGCGTGAATCTTGAGAATGTGCTGGACCTTCCTCATCATTGTCCGTTTTATCTATTCGATGTTGTTCTTCCTTGAGACAATTGCCAGCAGTTCACCATCTGAGCAAACTATCAGAACTACATCTCATCCAATCTGCAGTAGAAGAGATTAAGGGACTTCAAGGACTAATTTCTCTGGAAATCTTGAATATTTCGCACTGTGAAATATGTAATCTCAATGGGCTTGGCCAATTAACAGATTTACGAAGTTTGATTTTGTCAGACTGTAATTCACTTGGTGGATTGCCCGATATATCAAACTTGAAGATGTTGAACGTCCTAGTAGTCCAAAGATGCAGCATGTTAGTGAATGCAAGGGAGAAAGCACAGAGCAAGTTCAGGATGCATTAAAGCTCGCAATGGAATGTTCAATAAACAGTTGATGTCCTGTGCTCCTGGGTGGACATTTAGTTATTCACATGCCTCTTCGGACACAATCAAAACCGTATGGCTATGGGGGGCAACATCATTGAAATCCACTGTGAAATTGAGTTTGCAAACTGGCACAATTTGAAATTTGGCACCAAAAGTTTTTTGAGTCCTTCATCTATCAAAAGTGGAACCAAGTGCCATAAATAAGCACCCTTGCACAACTCACTGGTCATCAGATCCTTCATATTCCTCTCTCCCTCACCAATCCATCTTTCTGTCCAGTCTCTCTTATTCAACTGCCAACTTAGTCGTTTCCTGTAAATTTGGAATGATCTAACTCCATAGATATCTGGAAAATCTCAAGGAATTTTCTTGTCCCAAAAGCATATCCAATTCCTAGACGATGTGCATAAGCACAATTAAGGGACACATTTGGTAGCTGTCACATGTGAAAGAACCAAACCATACGGCTGGTTGTCTGGCATTGCATGCAGGAGATGTAGATACATATATTGCATTTAGTGCAAGACATGCTTGGGCGAGTAATGATACCAGACGATTTTCTTCTGAGATTTATCATCATAAACAGTGCCTATAGCACCCAAATCTACAATTCATTTGACTGTAAAATGCACCTCTTTTGCTCAAGCTCAGCGGGTAGGTAAGAAATGCACCTATTTTCCAATGATCTTTTACTCATCACCCGTGGAGAAAGACTTATGAGCCTTGTATATTTCATGCAGTCCTTCTTCATGGAATGATGTTGTTTCTCTTGTTCAGATTAGTCTGAGAGGCAACACTAGACAGATTCTAGTCTTTAAACTGGCCCAGAATGCATCAGTTTATTACAGTTGGAGAACTCCAAATTATTAGTTCCGTTGTCCTGGGACTCACATTTGTATTGAGaacatttcaattgttttcTTGCTGATGTAATGTGTACGACACACCCTGGATGACATGGATGCTCCTCTACTAAAATGAAAGCATCCTCACGATAAACTGCCAAGAGTGACATTTATAGTAAAACACTGATGGCAGAGAGGACGAGCCGGTTAGAAAGAATATAGTAATGATTGTAAGTGGTTATTGATTTTGGCATCTTACTTAATCTTGGTTTAAGATCACAAATAGATTGTCTTAGGTAAATTTTGTTCAGCATGAGCTTTTTGCATGGGTATGGGACATCGGTGCCCTATCCTGTTGATCCTAGGTCAGCTTCTCACCTTTAACCTAATATGGGTTATCCCAATCCTATCATTTGTGAGTGCCCAGTGTTTTTGGCAGAATCGTTTGTAATTCGGCTCTGTGAGTAAATGTGAATGGAGAGCAGGGAATTCTAGTATCTGGCTTCAGAGCGGGAAGCATGCGTTTGAGCCTGTGAGGGAAAGGTGTTATATGTAAGGAAAAGATTGTCAGTTTAAGTTTGGCTTGTGGCTACGAGGAATGCAGAACAGACGAAATCTGAATGAAAGTTGGTGACTGGAAGATCTCATTGGTTTGTGCGGGAGGGACAAGAATAAACATGTTATCATCAGCAGCCTCTCGCCTGTTATCAG
This genomic stretch from Eucalyptus grandis isolate ANBG69807.140 chromosome 3, ASM1654582v1, whole genome shotgun sequence harbors:
- the LOC120292076 gene encoding putative disease resistance protein At4g11170; translated protein: MNNDQALELFRKHALRKNLPIPDFDEIAIGIINSVNGIPLLVEVIGSLLSRKVVEEWTALKELILQSGPHIEMILMASYKELTKEQGEILLDIACLPADVDCQIASFMWHDLNIAPSDGVDALHAMSLVKIGNDNELVMHRLLREFGQQIIRKEEGLYPGTRGRLCNLDLAWRTKKMEGTDHLNFDARDFKSMPNIRFLILDCAKVVGDFADVFPNLKWLQWRGCTRDFAATNFHVEKLVILDLSWSKVTEDWGGWRKSR